GTTTGAAGGATTTTTGGCTGAGGGTATTTCCCAGCCTTTACGAAAGCGGTACTCCTGCTTTACCATGGTTTTTCGATGCAGATAAACGCTGGAGAGAGGTGGACATTCATCCTGATATCGATCAGATGAAGCAGTTCTTGAGCAGCGTGGTGCGTATTGGATAGTACATTTTTCCATTTATGGATGGCACAATGAGTAAAACCCCTAAGCCTGAGTGGTCTCGCTTCGCCGAGCTCGTTCATGCCGGAGGAGGGCAATGGCTGACACGTGGTTACCACCATTTGGGGGCTATGGGGGCCTTTGTGGCTTCGAGGCTGGGATTGTCACCCAATGTCGTGACTTTGGTCAGTGCGCTCTGCGTATTGGTGGCCGTGTGCATCCTGGGTTACACGGGGCTGGGTACTCTGTGGGCCTCGGTGGTGGTCTTTGTGCTGATGGCCGTTGGTTATGTGCTGGATTGTGCTGATGGCCAGCTTGCACGAGCGACGCAGCAATGTTCCAAGCTTGGGGCCTGGTTAGACCACTTGGTGGATGCGGGTAAGATTTTCTTGGTGAACTTCTGTATCGGGTGGGTGCTTATCAGCCGGCCGGAAGTGCACGGACTGGAAGTCAGTTTGTGCTTTGTCGCCATGGTGCTCAATATTACCGGATCAGCGCTGTATTTTTTCGCTTGGAATTTCAAGGTCTTGATCGCGGGGGACGGTCTGATCGAGAGGATGTCTGATAAGAAGAGTCAGGGTAAAGTGAGGCTGCTCAAGCTCTCTCACCAGGTCACCGACTATGGATGGTTTCCATTTATTTTTCTGGTTATGGTTGACCCGGGTAAATTCGCAATGGTCTATTTGGTTTACGGAGCCATTACCTTCCTCATCTTCATGGGGTATATAGTCTTGTCAGCAGGCTATATGGCGAAACTTAAAGACTGATATGAACGAAAGAATCAAAAGCGCGCTCAAGTCCCCCCTGGCCATACCATTGGCGTTAATTGGGGTGCTGTTTATCTATTACCTTTGTATCTGTAACGTCTACACCGTTCTGGAGAACCGCAAGAGTGAGGTCTTCTTCTGGATGATGGATTCCTGGAATGAGCGGAATGACCTCTTGCACGGATATGCCGTGCCGTTTCTCTTTGTTCTCTTCTCTTACTGGGGAATCAAGGCCATGCGCAAAGAGCCTGACTCCAGCGGAGTGGCTGGCATCTTCATCTTGTTGATTGGGATGCTGCTTTTCGTGGCCTCTGCGAGAACGATCCAGCCGCGTCTGGCCTTGATTGGTCTACCATTCATCATTTCAGGCTCTGCGATCTATTTGTGTGGCTGGAAGGCAGGCAAGCACATGCTCTTTCCCGCCTTTTTCTGGTACTTTGCCATTCCTATTCCCGGGATTCAGCAAACTACCAACCATCTACAGGTGATCGTGACCCAGGCCTGTTACCATGTGGGTACCGCCATGGGTATGGAGTTGGTCAATGTCGGTAACACGATCTCCTCTGCCACCGATAAATGGGAGTTTGATATTGCTGAGGGATGCAGTGGTATTCGCTCGCTGATGGCGCTGCTGATGATTGCTGCCATCTATGCCTACTACTCACAGAAAGAATTCTGGAAGAAAGCGTTTATGTTTGCCATGGCCTTCCCCTTGGCTTTGGTGGGTAACTTCTTCCGGGTCTTCACGATCCTGGTGCTTGCTGAGATGGGCTTCGATAAGTTTGCTGCCAATGCCTACCATGACTATGCTGGTCTGTTATTCTTTTTCCCGGCAGCGCTTTTGGGGCTGTTCTTGACTGACAGGTTGTTGAATTTCCGTCGTCACCGCAAAAAAGTGAAAGTGAGGCAGCAAGCCTAGGCTTGAATCGATCACCATGAAAAATCTTCAGAAAATGACAAGGAGAGCTTGGATCCTGTTTGGTATGTTGGCGGTAGGCTTTTCGACGATCTGGTTACTGCCGGATCAAAAGCAGATGGTGCCCTCCCGCTTGTCGAAAAAATTGCCCGATACTTGCCGACTTTGGCAAAGCGTGCCCCGTGAAGTCAGCGATAAGGAAAAAGAGATTCTGGCGGACGATACCGAGTTTGCCCGCAGATTTTATTTTGATCCAGAGAATCCGGCGAGAGATTATCACGGCTTCGAGGTATCTGTGGTCTTCTCGGGCAAAGATATTAATAACAGTCTGCACCGTCCGGAGGTGTGTTTGGTGGCTCAGGGGTGGCAGTTTGTTGGGCAACGCCACATAAAGTTGGATGGTGTGATGCCAGACGGTTCAGATCTTCCCGTGAAAGAGTTGGTATGCGTGCGTCCACGCATAGGGGAAGATAAGCAACCAGTGATGAACGGTAAAGGGGAGCCGATGTATGATAAGCGCATCCAGTTCTATACCTACATCGGCCGGGACAAGGTCGTTTCTGATCACTACCAGCGTACCTGGGAAGATATTAAGGATAGGATCGTTGGAGGCTTTGATCAGCAGTGGGCCTATGCTACTTTCAGCACGGCAGTAACTTCTGCTTATGTGGATCAAGGTAATTGGAATTCTCTGATTCCATCCAGGGATGAAGATCAAACGAGAGAAGCTCTGTCTGACTTTATCCAGCAATTGCTTCCTCTCATTTTGGATCAAGAATCATAACCTCTGTGTTCCCACTCCTTATAGAAGTCTCGTAGTCACTACCTCTCCTAGTTAGTTCCACCCATGTTCGCCTCTTCCAGAAAAGAATCCTTTTCGCTGCAAGCCATGCAGATTGCAGACGCCTGTCTGGTCTGGTCGGCCTTTGCCTTGGCGTCGGTGCTGAGATGGAATGTGTTTGGGACGGAGAGTGATGGCGGTGGTCTGGGCCCGATTGTTTGGTTGCTCTACATGGTGGTGCCCTTTTCACCGCTGCTGTTAGAGCTTTTTGGGTTTTACCGGAATGCCGAGCGCAAGAAGCTCAGTAGTGCTGTATTCCAGATCTGCCAAGCTGGTGGAGTGATGGGTGCTGCTGTGGGAGCGATGGTGATCATCTTTCAGGTGGATCCATCATCTCGTCTGGTGCTTGGCTTGGGTTCAGTCTTCTCGGTGGTATTCATCTTCCTGCGCTTCTATTGGGTGCGCACGATCGTGAGGAGGCGTATTGCCAATGGTGCAGGCAGGGAGAGAGTGATTTTGGCGGGGACGCCCAAGGATATTGATGATTTCCTCAAGGAGATGCCAGAGGGGGTCACGGACTACTGGGAGGTAGTTGGTCGCTTCGATCTTGATAGCGATGATCCGATGGAGTTGAAGGATATGATTGAGAAGCAGTCAGCTGAGCGTGTGATTATCAGTCCAAAGAACACCCAGTTCGAGAAGGTTTCCCAGGCGGTTGAGTTCTGCGATGCGCAGGGGCTTGAGGTGTGGGTGGCGGCTAATTTCATCCGCGCTCAGGTTTCGCGCCCGGCCTTTGATACTCTCGGTGGTAAGCCGATGTTGGTGCTGCGCTCTACCCCGGAGCTTTCTTGGTCGTTGTTGCTGAAGTCTCTTTTTGATCGCTGCGCAGCCTCGTTGATTATTCTGCTAACCTCTCCACTATGGGTCATCGCGGCCCTGGGGATCAAGTTGACGAGCTCGGGACCGATCTTCTTCAAGCAGGCGAGGGCGGGTAAGTATGGTGAATCTTTCAAGATGTGGAAGTTCCGCACCATGGTGGTGGATGCCGAAGAAAAGCTTGCTGAGGTGAAGGAGACGGTGGGTAACCAGATGCAGGGCCCTGTTTTCAAGGTCGATAATGATCCCAGGGTCTTTCCTTTTGCCCGCTTCCTGCGCAAGTGGAGTATTGATGAATTGCCGCAGCTGCTGAATGTGCTGTCTGGTGACATGAGTCTGGTTGGGCCGCGTCCCTTGCCTGTCTATGAGGTGAAGGAGTTTGAAAAGGCGGAATACAGGCGTCGTCTCAGTGTGAAGCCGGGGATCACCTGTACATGGCAAGCTGGTGGACGCAACAGTATCACCTCTTTCGAGGAATGGGTGGAGATGGATCTGAAGTATATCGACAACTGGTCGCTCTGGTTGGATTTCAAGATCTTGATCATGACCATTCCGGCCGTCCTGTTTGGTCGAGGTGCCAAGTAGGGTGCTAGATAGATGTAGAGGCTGACTAGGATAGTCAGCCTTCTTCATTTTATGGTAACAATTGAAAGAAAAATGTACTTCGCAGTTGATCGTGGCGAGTTGGGTGCTCAGACTGCGTGCGGGCTATGAAGATCATCGCAGGTTCAGCGCACAATAAATTGGCGGAGGATATTGCCTCCTATCTGGAGACTTCGGTCGCCGATGTTACCGTGGATACGTTTCCTGATGGGGAGACCTATGTTCAAATCAATGAGAATATTCGTGGTGAGGATGTCTTCCTCGTGCAGCCGACCTGCCCGCCAACGAATCACAACTTGATGGAGTTGCTGATCATGGTGGACGCCGCTCGCCGTGCAAGCGCCGGCAGAATTACCGCAGTCATGCCATTCTTCGGTTACGCTCGTCAGGACCGTAAGGATAAGCCAAGGGTGCCGATCACCGCGAAGCTTGTTGCCAATCTCATTTCCGCAGCTGGTGTGAACCGCGTGGTGACCATGGATCTCCACGCTGCCCAGATTCAGGGCTTCTTTGATATCCCAGTGGATCATCTCTACGCTCGCCCAGTTTTCATCAAGCAATTGCGTGAGCATTGTGGTCTGGATCCTAAGAATCTTGTTGTTGTCTCCCCGGACGTGGGAGGCGTGAAAAATGCCCGGGCTTATTCTGATGCCCTCGGTGCCGATTTGGCGATTGTTGCCAAGCACCGAGTCAGCGCTACGAAGGTCGAGGCGATGAACGTCATCGGTAATGTTGAAGGCAAGGACGCCTTCTTGATCGATGATATGACTGAGACTGGTGGTACTCTCTGTGCCGCTGCTGACATTCTCAAGGCACAGGGAGCCAAGCGCATTTTTGCCGGAGTGTCACATGCTGTCATTGGGGATTCCGCCCGCCGCAGGATCGAAGAATCTGCCATCGAGAGTCTGCTGACCACCGATTCCGTTCCTCAGGCATACGGTACCAATGTGGAGCCAATCTCCGTTGCCCCGCTCTTTGGTGAAGCGATTCGCCGTATCAACCACGGTGAGAGTGTCTCCTCTCTCTTCGATATTTAAGAGATATTGATTACTTCCGTCGCAATCCATGCGGCACTAGCACAAGGCGCTCCGATTTCAAGTCGGGGCGTTTTTTGCTTTTCGGATATGATTGACATTTTAGCTCCAGTGGGTTAAGGAGCGCGCCCGCTCGCGGAAAGAAATATCATCTCTCTCTACTACCAGCCAACTTTTCGCGAGGGTAACAATACTAGAAACGTCCGATAAAGCAGCTTCGGGCGATGTCTAACTCAAAAAGAAACAACAACAAATGGCTATACAAACACTTGAAGCTACTTTGCGCCAAAGGACTGGTTCTGGCGTACTCAATTCCATGCGCCGTGAAGGTTTTGTTCCTTCCGTAGTTTATGGAGCGGTTGAAAACCAAAACGTGAAGGTTCACGCGAAGACCTTCCGTGACATGCTCAATGAGCATCCATCTTCCCAGATCCTTGTTAACCTCAAGGTAGAAGACCAGCCTGAGAAGCTCGTATTCATCCAGGACATCCAGTTCGACGCACTTACAGGCGCGATCCTTCACGCTGACTTCCGTGCAGTGACTGAAGACACAACCATCACAGCTAAGCTTCCAATCAAGCTTAACGGTGAGCCTAAGGGTGTGAAGATCGGTGGTCTCCTCGAGCAGCTGGTTCACTCCATGAAGGTGAAGTCTCTTCCTAAGGATCTCCCGCTTACCATCAATGCTGATGTATCTCACCTCGACGTGAGCGACAACCTCACTGTTGGTGACATCAATTTCCCAGAAGGCGTAACTCCAACACTTGATAGCAAGGTTCTCGTAGCCCTCGTTGCTAAGACTCGTGCCGCTCAGTCCGCACAAGGCGCCGCAGCTGCTAAGTAAGCCTGACCTCGACGTTGTAATGTTTCACAGCCAGCCTGTAGCTGCCTAGGCAAAGCAGGCTGGTGCTTTTCACAAGCAAGTGGCGATTAAACTAGTCATCGGATTGGGAAATCCCGGACGCAAGTACGATCAAACCCGGCACAATGTGGGGTTCGATGTCTTGGATCGTCTGGCAGGCCAGGCTGGTGCGGAGTTTGTGAAGCACTTGAAGTGGAATGCGCAGATCGCAAAGCTACCGACGGCCATGCTGATGAAGCCGCTGACATTCATGAATGAAAGCGGCAGGGCAGCGGGGTCGGCACTCAGGTTCTATAAATGGAATCCTGAAGAGGTGCTGGTCATCTATGATGATGTCGATCTTCCTGTGGCCTCTCTCCGGTTCCGGATGGGTGGCTCAGCAGGGGGGCACAATGGACTGAAATCATTGATCCAGCATTTCGGCAGTGACCGGTTCCCCCGGTTGAAGATCGGCATCGGCAGCCCGAAACCGGGTGAAATGGTGGGGCATGTGCTAGGTAAGTTCAAACCTACTGAGAAACCCGAAATCGAAAACGCCCTTGATACAGCGACAGAAGCTGTGCAGCGTGCGTTATCGGATGGGGTGGAAGCCGCCGCGAATCTTTACAATGTCAAAAAATAATTAACCAAAAAGCATTTAAAAATTATGAGCAGAAAATACGAAGGTCTCGTTGTTCTCGACACCAAAGGCAAAGAAGGCTCCGTCGAAGAGATGGTGAGCGAAATCGGCAAGCGCATCGAAGCTGAAGGTGCTACCCTCGACGAGGTGCAGCAGATTGGACGCAAGAAGTTCGCTTACAACGCACGTCAAATCGAAGGTGGTCACTACGTGACATACACTTTCACTGCTGAAGCTGAAGCTGTGGACAAGATCAAGGCTAGCCTCGACCTTGCTGACGGCATCTACATGCATCAGTACCGCCGCGTAGGTTAATGCACTATTTTATCAGCGCGCAGCTTCTTTTCAGGTTGCGTGCTGATGCTGGTTGCCTAGTATCCACCTATCATGTCTAGTTTTAACAAAGTAATGATCATGGGCAATGTGACCCGTGATATTGAGGTGCGTTATACGCCCAAAGGCACAGCTGTTACTGATCTTGGAGTCGCGACTAACCGTCGAGTAAAGCAGGGAGAAGAGTGGGTCGATGAGACTACCTTCGTGGACGTTACCCTCTGGGGGCGTACTGCTGAACTCGCTGGACAGTATCTGAGCAAGGGGCGCCCGGTATTCATCGAGGGTCGTTTGCAAATGGATACCTGGACCGACAGTCAGACTGGTAAGCAGCGCAGTAAATTGAAGGTGGTAGGGGAAAACATGCAGTTCCTGGGCTCCGGAGGTGGAGGTCAGGGCGGCAATGGTGGCGGTGGTGCTCCTCAGCAGCAGCGTCAGCAGCGTCCACAGAGCCAGCCGGCTCAGGGCGGTTCACCCTCGCAGCACATGGAGGATGACTACGATGATGATGATATCCCGTTTTAAGTCACTCCCATAAATCTCAATGCAAACCCCGGTGGTCTGACCTCCGGGGTTTTTTGTGTCTACGAGGTGTGTTGTGGAGCAGCGGCGTGTCTACGCTTGAGGTGTGTTGTGGAAAAAGCGAACGGTGGGAAACTTGTCCGGTCTGTGGAAGTCGGGTTCTCCATCGCCGAGATGGGCTGCGCTGAGGAATTTTTGCTCGGGTGAGTTCAGGATGAAGGCGGCGTTGAGTTTGGTCTCGGGCCCGAAGTTGAAGCGTTCTCGTAGATGCTTCAGGGGGATGGCGGCGGCGCACATCCATGAGCCATCCGGAGCCAGGTCGGCATAAGTCGCGACATCTGGGAATGGGGAGTCCTCTTCCTCAGCTCTGACCCGGGCTGCAGTGAACTCGGCAGACCACCAGGCGCCATTCGGGGCCAGATTGAATTCCAGGTATCTACCTGTCTGCGGGTCTAACAGAAAGAATTCAGCTGCATCGTGTTTCCAGAGTTCTGCTTGAAATTGTCCAGGGCGTGCCTGGGGGTGAATAGAGGCGGGGGACTGATGGCAGGCCACGAACCAGAGGTGGCTGTGATCGACGGCAAAGCCAAAGGCGACGGGCTTTTCCAATTCCTCACCGTGCCAGTCTTTGCTTACGCCAAAGAGCGATAGATTAAGGTGTCCCCAAAACAATTGTTCCTGTGCCACTTCAATGTTCATGCGCGTATTCAAGCAGTCTGGTGAGATTAGGGAAGCCGTGAATGGATTCTTTTTGAGAGTGGTTTTATTTAAGTATGGTTAAGCTTTGTATTATCTGTTAGATTATTTTTTGAGATTTGATGAAAAAGATTGATTGCCCCCGTCAGTATATATTACGTAGTCATTATTAATAACCCACACACCCCTCCCAGATGCATCGAAAATGCATGCTATTGAGTATATAGGACCACAACCTAAGAAGAAATCTCGCAGACCAGCTTTGGGCGGCTGGGTCATTCTATTGATGGCTGGTTTGTTTGTTAGTTACTTCGCTTGGCCAACCTTCGCGGATTACGTGCGCAAGGCTCAAGACACGGCCACAGCAGACAAGGTGGATATCGCTGTGATGCAGTTGAGCCAAAGTGAGAGTTTTGGGAACAAGCTGGCGATCGCGGCTCTGCAGCGTACCAAGGTGGATGTTCGTTATGATGGAGCTTACTATCAGATTGAGTATCCGATGGGTGACGTACCCGCGAACAAGGGGGTGAGTTCAGATGTCATTATCCGCAGCTACCGTGCTATGGGGATAGATCTTCAGCAGCTGGTGCATGAGGATATGAAGAGTCACTTTAGATTGTATCCGCAGCTTTGGGGACAGACCGAGGCGGATACGAACATTGACCACCGCCGCGTTCCAAACCTGCAGCGTTTCTTTAAGCGCAAGGGGCAAGAGATTCCAGTTACTCGAAAAGCTGAGGATTACGAGTTTGGCGATATCGTGGTTTGGAATCTTCACGACGGGGAGTCCCACATCGGTATCGTCGTTCCAGGGCCGGGTTCACATTCTGCAGAGAAGTGGGTTGTCCACAATGCAGGTGAGGGGACCCGCTGGGAGAATTCTTTGTTCATCTATACGGTAAGAGGTCATTACCGCTACGGTCACTAAGTGGCCGCTTTCTCCTTGGGAGATTGTTAATAAATTCTCCGTGCATGTGCTCCAGAGTCCGCCGGGCCCCGGGTGTTATCAATCGGTCACATTCTTCACCATAAATGTCTCAGGGATGGCTTGCTAATTGCTGTATCGCACACTAGTAAGTCCAATATATCGAAGCCTGATTGGCTTCAGAACCTAAGCTAAAAGATTTTATGGAAGGAATTGCAATCATGACCTCGGGCGGTGACGCCGCCGGAATGAACCCAGCCGTGAAATGTGCGGTTGATTATTCACGCAAAAAAGGCCTCAAACCATTCCTTATTCGCAATGGCCTGCGTGGAATGATTGATGGGGATATCTCGGAAGCAACCCGCGAGGATGTATCCGGGATCATGCACCGAGGCGGAACGGTACTTCGTTCATCTCGTTCCCAGCGTTTCTTTGAATACGATTACCGCAAGCAAGCTTATGATAATCTCCAGAAGCTTGGTATCAATAAGCTGATCGTGATCGGTGGTGATGGCTCCTTCAATGCGCTCAACCAGTTCTATTCTGATTTCGGCGTGCCGTTCGCCGGTATCCCTGCGACCATCGATAATGATATCCCTGGCACCGACTACTGTCTTGGTGTGGATACGGCTCTCAACATGATCCGTCAGTCTGTGGATTCCATCCGTGACACCGCGACATCCTTCAGCCGTGCCTTCGTGATTGAGACCATGGGGCGCCACTGCGGCTACCTGGCCATGGTGAGTGCTCTCTCAAGTGGTGCGGAAATTTGCTTGGTTCCTGAGGTCGAATACGACCTTGAGAAGATCGGCGAGCGTCTTCGCTCTGATCTGAATGACGGCCGCGACTACATCATTGCGATGGTGGCTGAAGGTACCAACATGGCTGAGTATTTGACCCGCTGGATCAAGATTAACCTGAACATGGATGCTCGTCTCACCGTTCTGGGGCACGTGCAGCGTGGTGGTTCACCTACAGTGCGTGACCGCATCATGGCATACAAGTTTGCAGTCGAAGCCGTGGACGCCCTGCTTGACGGCGAGACCAACAAGATCATGATCTTCCGCGACGGTGACTTTGGTCGCCTTGCGATCGATAAGGTCACTGATAGCAAGGTCGAGCTGAATCAGCAGATCATCAAGCTTGCTGAGCATCTCAGTCACTAAGGCCATTGCAAATTCTCTTAAGTCTTATACTTGCGATGTAGAGTAGAATCGCTCAGAGTCCCCTCTAGCAATTCATCAACAAATCTATGTTCAAACGTTTAGGTAATCTCATCAAAGGCTTTTTCGGACTCTTCGTCGGAGGATTGGAGAAGCGTAATCCTGAAGCTCTGCTTGAAGTGGAGAAGGAGAACCTGCGCAAGCAGATCGCCAAATTCAACCAAGGCCTGGCTACGCATGCCGGTTTGGTGGAGAAGCTAGTCGCTCAAGTGCGTAAGCTGGACAAGGAGGAGAATGAGCTGCGCGCCAAGACTGCTGCTCACCTCAAAGCTGGCAACCGTAAGTTGGCCGGTGAGTTTGCTCTCAAACTCAAGAAGGTGGATGCTGAGCACGATGATGTGAAGGTCCAGTTGGAAGACGCCGAGAAGCGTTACAAGGAGCTGATCCGTGCTCGCGACGTATCCGTGAAGGAAGCTCGTGACAAGATCGAGAGCCTGAAACGCGGTATCGACGACATGAAGGTGCAGAAGGCTATGGCTGAGCTCAATGAGATGGCCGCTGGTATGGTGACCGACATTGGAGGTTCCGGGGATACCTTGAGCCGTCTTGATGAGATCGTCGAAGAAGAGCGCACCAAGGCAGCAGGTCGTGCCCGTGTCGCCAAGGACAGTCTCGATATGACTGATATCTCCATGAAGGAGAGCGAGCAGGATGCTCTTGCTGAAATGGCTTTGGCTGACTTTGCTGCCGCTGAAGGCATGCAGATCGAGACTACGGACAACCAGGCGCCTCCAAGTTCTACTGAGGAGCAGACCAAGTCCTCCGGTACTATGGGGCCGGGCGTGACTGAGTAAAGCTAGCCTGTTAGTTTATCGTTTTTTATCGAAGGGTCTTGCCGCAGGCGGGCCCTTCATTGTTTAGTGATGTCATGAATAATCTTCCTGCTTGGGCGGATGAAGTGATCGCATCTTACGAGAGTGGTGCGGCAGGATGTTTTGTATTACACGGGAATGTGAACGATCGCCTGATCGTGCCGAGGCCTGATGGTTCGTTGCGCCTGGGTAACTTGAGTGAGTTCCTGATGCGTGCACTCTTGCCTAGATTTGACGTAGTTCTGTCTTACGACCTGGGCTTCGGCATGCGTGTCGAGAGGGGCGGGGAGGTTTTCAGTGAATGGCCAAGTCTGGGGGATACCCCTGAACTTCCGCATCTTCCTTTGCCTGCTATTAGGACGCTCACGCACTACATGCAGTATTGCAGGAATCTTAAAATCATGGGCCAGAAGGCGCCTAAGGTGGCGGTGATTGTGCGTCAGTCCCATCTGGTGTGCCCGGCGATTCCTAATCTGCTGAACTATGAGCTGAGTTCGATGGCCTCGCTACTCAGAGGGTGGGCTGCTGATGGTAGACTGTGCGAGTTTGGCCAGGCTGCGTTCTTGATATCTGAGAATATGAATGGCTTGCATCCTCTGGTGGCAGACTGCCCGAATATGGATCCTGTGGAGATCCCCTTGCCGGCAGCCAAGCAGATTTCGGCTACCTTGGAGCTGTTGAAGCCGGATTGTCCGCAGGCGCTGGGAGATTTTGTGGATCAGCTTGACTTGGTAGCCAGCAGGTTGACGGGGGCTACGGTAAGTTCGGTGGAGGCCTTGCTTAAAAGGCGTGAACATGACAAGAAGCCACTAGATGATGATAGTCTGGCGGATCTGAAAAAGGATCTGGTGGAGAGAGATTGTGATGGCTTGATCGATTTCGTGGAGCCGGACCGCACACTGGACGATGTGGTAGGGCTGGATGGCGTGAAGCAGTGGTTGAGGCAAGATATAGAGCTCTGGAAACAGGGGGAACTGGAGGCCTTGCCGATGGGTTATCTCTTCTGTGGGCCGGTGGGCACTGGCAAAACTTATCTGGCCGAGTGCCTGGCGGGTGAGGCAGGGGTGCCTGTGGTGACAATGCGAAACTTCCGTGACAAG
The sequence above is drawn from the Rubritalea squalenifaciens DSM 18772 genome and encodes:
- a CDS encoding 50S ribosomal protein L25; translation: MAIQTLEATLRQRTGSGVLNSMRREGFVPSVVYGAVENQNVKVHAKTFRDMLNEHPSSQILVNLKVEDQPEKLVFIQDIQFDALTGAILHADFRAVTEDTTITAKLPIKLNGEPKGVKIGGLLEQLVHSMKVKSLPKDLPLTINADVSHLDVSDNLTVGDINFPEGVTPTLDSKVLVALVAKTRAAQSAQGAAAAK
- a CDS encoding exosortase-associated EpsI family protein; the protein is MKNLQKMTRRAWILFGMLAVGFSTIWLLPDQKQMVPSRLSKKLPDTCRLWQSVPREVSDKEKEILADDTEFARRFYFDPENPARDYHGFEVSVVFSGKDINNSLHRPEVCLVAQGWQFVGQRHIKLDGVMPDGSDLPVKELVCVRPRIGEDKQPVMNGKGEPMYDKRIQFYTYIGRDKVVSDHYQRTWEDIKDRIVGGFDQQWAYATFSTAVTSAYVDQGNWNSLIPSRDEDQTREALSDFIQQLLPLILDQES
- the pth gene encoding aminoacyl-tRNA hydrolase, coding for MAIKLVIGLGNPGRKYDQTRHNVGFDVLDRLAGQAGAEFVKHLKWNAQIAKLPTAMLMKPLTFMNESGRAAGSALRFYKWNPEEVLVIYDDVDLPVASLRFRMGGSAGGHNGLKSLIQHFGSDRFPRLKIGIGSPKPGEMVGHVLGKFKPTEKPEIENALDTATEAVQRALSDGVEAAANLYNVKK
- a CDS encoding CDP-alcohol phosphatidyltransferase family protein, which gives rise to MSKTPKPEWSRFAELVHAGGGQWLTRGYHHLGAMGAFVASRLGLSPNVVTLVSALCVLVAVCILGYTGLGTLWASVVVFVLMAVGYVLDCADGQLARATQQCSKLGAWLDHLVDAGKIFLVNFCIGWVLISRPEVHGLEVSLCFVAMVLNITGSALYFFAWNFKVLIAGDGLIERMSDKKSQGKVRLLKLSHQVTDYGWFPFIFLVMVDPGKFAMVYLVYGAITFLIFMGYIVLSAGYMAKLKD
- the ssb gene encoding single-stranded DNA-binding protein, which produces MSSFNKVMIMGNVTRDIEVRYTPKGTAVTDLGVATNRRVKQGEEWVDETTFVDVTLWGRTAELAGQYLSKGRPVFIEGRLQMDTWTDSQTGKQRSKLKVVGENMQFLGSGGGGQGGNGGGGAPQQQRQQRPQSQPAQGGSPSQHMEDDYDDDDIPF
- a CDS encoding exosortase/archaeosortase family protein produces the protein MNERIKSALKSPLAIPLALIGVLFIYYLCICNVYTVLENRKSEVFFWMMDSWNERNDLLHGYAVPFLFVLFSYWGIKAMRKEPDSSGVAGIFILLIGMLLFVASARTIQPRLALIGLPFIISGSAIYLCGWKAGKHMLFPAFFWYFAIPIPGIQQTTNHLQVIVTQACYHVGTAMGMELVNVGNTISSATDKWEFDIAEGCSGIRSLMALLMIAAIYAYYSQKEFWKKAFMFAMAFPLALVGNFFRVFTILVLAEMGFDKFAANAYHDYAGLLFFFPAALLGLFLTDRLLNFRRHRKKVKVRQQA
- a CDS encoding DUF1287 domain-containing protein; translation: MHAIEYIGPQPKKKSRRPALGGWVILLMAGLFVSYFAWPTFADYVRKAQDTATADKVDIAVMQLSQSESFGNKLAIAALQRTKVDVRYDGAYYQIEYPMGDVPANKGVSSDVIIRSYRAMGIDLQQLVHEDMKSHFRLYPQLWGQTEADTNIDHRRVPNLQRFFKRKGQEIPVTRKAEDYEFGDIVVWNLHDGESHIGIVVPGPGSHSAEKWVVHNAGEGTRWENSLFIYTVRGHYRYGH
- a CDS encoding PspA/IM30 family protein, with translation MFKRLGNLIKGFFGLFVGGLEKRNPEALLEVEKENLRKQIAKFNQGLATHAGLVEKLVAQVRKLDKEENELRAKTAAHLKAGNRKLAGEFALKLKKVDAEHDDVKVQLEDAEKRYKELIRARDVSVKEARDKIESLKRGIDDMKVQKAMAELNEMAAGMVTDIGGSGDTLSRLDEIVEEERTKAAGRARVAKDSLDMTDISMKESEQDALAEMALADFAAAEGMQIETTDNQAPPSSTEEQTKSSGTMGPGVTE
- a CDS encoding sugar transferase, encoding MFASSRKESFSLQAMQIADACLVWSAFALASVLRWNVFGTESDGGGLGPIVWLLYMVVPFSPLLLELFGFYRNAERKKLSSAVFQICQAGGVMGAAVGAMVIIFQVDPSSRLVLGLGSVFSVVFIFLRFYWVRTIVRRRIANGAGRERVILAGTPKDIDDFLKEMPEGVTDYWEVVGRFDLDSDDPMELKDMIEKQSAERVIISPKNTQFEKVSQAVEFCDAQGLEVWVAANFIRAQVSRPAFDTLGGKPMLVLRSTPELSWSLLLKSLFDRCAASLIILLTSPLWVIAALGIKLTSSGPIFFKQARAGKYGESFKMWKFRTMVVDAEEKLAEVKETVGNQMQGPVFKVDNDPRVFPFARFLRKWSIDELPQLLNVLSGDMSLVGPRPLPVYEVKEFEKAEYRRRLSVKPGITCTWQAGGRNSITSFEEWVEMDLKYIDNWSLWLDFKILIMTIPAVLFGRGAK
- the rpsF gene encoding 30S ribosomal protein S6 codes for the protein MSRKYEGLVVLDTKGKEGSVEEMVSEIGKRIEAEGATLDEVQQIGRKKFAYNARQIEGGHYVTYTFTAEAEAVDKIKASLDLADGIYMHQYRRVG
- a CDS encoding ribose-phosphate diphosphokinase; the encoded protein is MKIIAGSAHNKLAEDIASYLETSVADVTVDTFPDGETYVQINENIRGEDVFLVQPTCPPTNHNLMELLIMVDAARRASAGRITAVMPFFGYARQDRKDKPRVPITAKLVANLISAAGVNRVVTMDLHAAQIQGFFDIPVDHLYARPVFIKQLREHCGLDPKNLVVVSPDVGGVKNARAYSDALGADLAIVAKHRVSATKVEAMNVIGNVEGKDAFLIDDMTETGGTLCAAADILKAQGAKRIFAGVSHAVIGDSARRRIEESAIESLLTTDSVPQAYGTNVEPISVAPLFGEAIRRINHGESVSSLFDI
- a CDS encoding 6-phosphofructokinase gives rise to the protein MEGIAIMTSGGDAAGMNPAVKCAVDYSRKKGLKPFLIRNGLRGMIDGDISEATREDVSGIMHRGGTVLRSSRSQRFFEYDYRKQAYDNLQKLGINKLIVIGGDGSFNALNQFYSDFGVPFAGIPATIDNDIPGTDYCLGVDTALNMIRQSVDSIRDTATSFSRAFVIETMGRHCGYLAMVSALSSGAEICLVPEVEYDLEKIGERLRSDLNDGRDYIIAMVAEGTNMAEYLTRWIKINLNMDARLTVLGHVQRGGSPTVRDRIMAYKFAVEAVDALLDGETNKIMIFRDGDFGRLAIDKVTDSKVELNQQIIKLAEHLSH